From a region of the Impatiens glandulifera chromosome 4, dImpGla2.1, whole genome shotgun sequence genome:
- the LOC124934371 gene encoding uncharacterized protein LOC124934371, with protein MMARCSLSSSNGTDFFQTLNGIRQLTQTRPFKAWFLDQFGVLHDGKQPYPDAISTLERLATTGAKMIIISNSSRRASVTMEKMKSLGFDTSLFVGAITSGELTHQYLQRRNDSWFASLGRSCIHMTWSDRGAISLEGLGLDVVENVEDAEFILAHGTEALGLSSGGSLPLKLEELEKILEKCAAKGGIPMVVANPDFVTVEARALRVMPGTLAAKYESLGGEVKWMGKPDKRIYDSAMEMAGIDNASDCIAVGDSLHHDIKGAMASGIESVFISGGIHADELGLTSYNQEVSDPSSLKALAEKYDASPSYVLPAFIW; from the exons ATGATGGCAAGATGTTCACTTTCCTCCTCCAATGGCACCGATTTCTTCCAAACCTTGAATGGCATTCGTCAACTAACACAAACTCGCCCTTTCAAG GCATGGTTCCTAGACCAATTTGGAGTTCTTCACGATGGGAAACAACCCTACCCTGATGCAATCTCAACAT TGGAAAGACTTGCTACTACTGGTGCCAAGATGATAATCATTAGTAATTCTTCTAGGCGTGCATCAGTAACAatggagaagatgaagagtcttgGTTTCGATACTTCTCTCTTTGTTGGAGCTATTACAAGTGGAGAATTGACTCATCAATATCTTCAAAG GAGAAATGATTCATGGTTTGCTTCCCTCGGAAGATCATGCATTCACATGACGTGGAGTGACCGGGGTGCTATATCCCTCGAG GGTCTTGGTTTGGATGTAGTGGAGAATGTGGAAGATGCTGAATTTATTTTGGCACATGGAACTGAAGCTTTAGGGTTATCTTCTGGTGGTTCACTTCCATTGAAACTAGAGGAGCTCGAGAAAATCTTGGAAAAATGCGCAGCTAAAGGTGGTATCCCTATGGTAGTCGCAAATCCAGATTTCGTGACAGTCGAGGCCAGGGCTCTTCGAGTCATGCCCG GTACATTGGCTGCCAAATATGAGAGTCTAGGAGGCGAAGTAAAATGGATGGGGAAGCCAGACAAG AGGATCTATGATTCGGCAATGGAAATGGCTGGGATCGATAATGCTTCTGATTGTATAGCGGTTGGAGATTCTCTCCATCACGATATAAAGGGAGCTATGGCATCAGGAATAGAATCCGTGTTCATAAGTGGTGGAATCCATGCAGATGAACTCGGACTGACATCATATAATCAAGAGGTGTCAGATCCATCTTCTTTGAAGGCTCTTGCTGAGAAATACGATGCTTCACCATCTTACGTCTTGCCTGCGTTTATCTGGTAG
- the LOC124934372 gene encoding 60S ribosomal protein L5-like — protein MVFVKSQKSRAYFKRFQVKFKRRRQGKTDYRARVRLINQDKNKYNTPKYRFVVRFSNKDIVAQIISASITGDHVLAAAYSHELPRYGLEVGLTNYAAAYSTGLLLARRVLKKLEMDDEYQGNVEASGEDYSVEPAESRRPFRALLDVGLIRTTTGNRVFGALKGALDGGLDIPHSDKRFAGFSKESKNLDADVHHKYIYGGHIAAYMTSLLEDEPEKYQTHFSEYIKRGIEAEGIAELYKKVHAAIRADPSPKKSEKQPPKEHKRYNLKKLTYEQRKSKLIERLNALNNAAGGSDDDDE, from the exons ATG GTTTTTGTCAAATCCCAGAAGAGTAGGGCTTACTTTAAGAGGTTTCAGGTCAAGTTCAAGAGAAGGAGAC AGGGAAAGACTGATTACAGGGCTAGAGTTCGCCTTATTAATCAGGACAAGAACAAGTACAACACTCCCAAGTATCGCTTTGTTGTGCGATTT TCAAACAAGGATATTGTTGCGCAAATCATATCTGCTAGCATAACTGGAGATCATGTTCTTGCTGCAGCATATTCTCATGAGTTGCCTCGTTATGGTCTTGAAGTAGGACTTACAAATTATGCAGCTG CTTACAGTACTGGACTTCTGTTGGCTCGTCGTGTTTTGAAAAAACTTGAGATGGATGATGAGTATCAAGGAAATGTAGAG GCTTCTGGAGAGGATTATTCAGTTGAGCCTGCAGAAAGCAGGAGACCTTTTAGGGCTCTTCTCGATGTCGGCCTTATCAGGACCACCACAGGGAACCGTGTCTTCGGTGCTCTTAAG GGTGCACTTGATGGTGGTTTGGATATTCCTCACAGTGACAAGAGATTTGCTGGATTCTCAAAGGAGTCGAAGAATCTTGATGCTGATGTTCACCACAAGTATATTTATGGCGGGCATATTGCTGCATACATGAcg tctTTGCTGGAAGATGAGCCAGAGAAGTACCAGACTCATTTCAGTGAGTACATCAAACGAGGGATTGAAGCTGAAGGCATTGCTGAGCTGTACAAGAAAGTTCATGCTGCCATTCGTGCCGATCCTTCTCCTAAGAAGTCTGAGAAACAGCCACCAAAGGAGCATAAGAG GTACAACTTGAAGAAACTGACATATGAGCAAAGGAAGTCGAAGTTGATTGAGCGATTGAATGCTCTCAATAATGCTGCTGGAGGATCTGATGACGATGACGAGTGA